One Planctomycetota bacterium DNA segment encodes these proteins:
- a CDS encoding HEAT repeat domain-containing protein: MKLPRPSCPLCPFLLLLAATLLAAEPPLTLDQAFAQVPSYDYGQPDRALHFLELEIARAATDAPKKAQLAERFGAILADAKSTHAAKVWCCQQLLLVGTEAQVPMLAKLLDDEKLAEMARFTLEGIPGEASLAALRTCLDKFKGTPLMGAVNSLGIRRDAKSVLALAKLLVGPDPLVAAAAAEALGKIGNAEAAAALAKAELPAKQTGALHDAQLRCAQLLAAAGDAANAEKLCEQVWASKRPVAWRLAGLAGLVKVSKEKATPLVLDALGSDDELIQASAVQLTKELPGEKVTAALVQRLEKLDPKGQALLLNVIAERGDRSAAPAVAKLMDAKDDVVRSAAIRAMASLGDSGLIPRLGAMAANEKGIVQQAARAALAALSARDADERLLAAAAEGEPAVRSELLRAIAARRVPNATPMLLKAAADADESVRRAAFDALGVVGAPECYPKLVELLVAAQGDTQAIEKAILAVGARLANPADRATPLIAALKAAPTAAKPSLLRVLGATGGADALAAVRTHIMDADAQVRDAAFRTLTAWPDAEPADDLLKMAKDAENQRYRVLALRGYLRLAGEVKDEAARLKMLEAIRPIATTAESKKFLLGMLGDAPDAGALQVATSFLDDAEVRSEAAAAVLRIGQAVLASDRQAVVAAMKTLLEKCKDEAVVKQAEALHAQALKPPQAGGGSVPEYDKKRSDGMKADVAARAPKGYKVVCYLNCGPDASDGEKGKPTLRVGEANAYRWPGADIRHGTCFFTSDDVNFEATGLNPRKSYQLGFSWWDCDHDTRAQSVWAGNTKLLEKTKLPSGAKGEKAVEKVVPIPQALTAKGSVRISFRNEAQPNAVVSEVWLLESEADGPQGEAGAPAPAPVGGASLPREGAKKVLIITGIDYPGHPWKQTAPILADILRKDARLAVDVNDNWKAALASPKLADYSVVVLHMMNWETPDPPAETLANFQKFVADGGGLVLVHFACGSFQKWPEFVKIAGRVWNPKMRGHDPHGKFAVEFTEVKHPITEGLKPFETLDELYTCLDGETPMTILAKATSKVDKKDYPMAFVLEYGKGKVFHSPLGHDARAFAAEGVGELFRRGTAWAAGLPPVAK; this comes from the coding sequence ATGAAACTTCCGCGTCCATCTTGTCCATTGTGTCCATTTCTTCTCCTTCTCGCCGCCACCCTCCTTGCCGCTGAGCCGCCGCTCACCCTGGACCAGGCCTTCGCTCAGGTGCCCTCCTACGACTACGGCCAGCCCGACCGGGCGCTTCACTTCCTCGAGCTGGAGATCGCGCGCGCCGCCACCGACGCGCCGAAAAAGGCCCAACTGGCCGAACGCTTCGGTGCCATCCTCGCCGATGCCAAGTCCACCCACGCCGCCAAAGTCTGGTGCTGCCAGCAACTCCTCCTCGTGGGCACGGAGGCCCAGGTGCCCATGCTCGCCAAACTGCTCGACGACGAGAAGCTGGCCGAGATGGCTCGCTTCACGCTCGAGGGCATCCCCGGCGAGGCGTCGCTCGCCGCCCTGAGGACATGTCTCGACAAGTTCAAGGGCACGCCCCTTATGGGTGCCGTCAACTCGCTGGGCATTCGCCGCGACGCGAAGTCCGTCCTCGCCCTCGCCAAGCTGCTCGTCGGCCCTGACCCACTGGTTGCGGCGGCAGCGGCGGAGGCGCTCGGCAAGATCGGCAACGCCGAGGCCGCAGCAGCATTGGCGAAGGCCGAGCTTCCAGCGAAGCAGACGGGCGCGCTCCACGATGCCCAACTGCGCTGCGCCCAGCTCCTCGCCGCCGCGGGCGACGCCGCCAACGCCGAGAAGCTCTGCGAGCAGGTTTGGGCGTCCAAGCGCCCGGTCGCCTGGCGTCTGGCCGGTCTCGCCGGCCTCGTCAAGGTGAGCAAGGAGAAGGCCACGCCCCTCGTCCTCGACGCCCTGGGTTCCGATGACGAGCTCATCCAGGCGTCCGCCGTGCAGTTGACAAAGGAGCTTCCCGGCGAGAAGGTCACTGCCGCCCTCGTGCAACGGCTTGAGAAGCTCGACCCCAAAGGCCAGGCCCTGCTCCTAAATGTGATCGCCGAGCGAGGCGACCGCTCGGCTGCGCCCGCCGTGGCGAAGCTGATGGACGCCAAGGACGACGTGGTGCGGTCCGCCGCCATCCGCGCGATGGCGAGCCTGGGCGATTCGGGCCTCATCCCCCGGCTCGGGGCAATGGCCGCGAACGAGAAGGGCATCGTGCAGCAGGCCGCGCGGGCAGCACTCGCCGCCCTCTCGGCGAGAGACGCCGACGAGCGGCTGCTCGCCGCCGCCGCCGAAGGCGAGCCAGCCGTCAGGTCGGAACTGCTCCGCGCCATCGCCGCGCGGCGCGTGCCGAACGCCACGCCGATGCTGCTCAAGGCCGCCGCGGACGCCGATGAATCTGTCCGCCGTGCGGCTTTCGACGCCCTCGGCGTCGTGGGCGCCCCCGAGTGCTACCCGAAGCTTGTCGAACTCCTCGTCGCCGCCCAGGGCGACACGCAGGCCATCGAGAAGGCCATCCTGGCAGTTGGCGCCCGGCTCGCAAACCCCGCCGACCGGGCGACGCCCCTCATCGCCGCGCTCAAGGCGGCCCCGACCGCCGCCAAGCCCTCCCTTCTCCGCGTGCTCGGTGCCACGGGCGGAGCCGATGCACTGGCAGCCGTGCGCACCCACATCATGGATGCGGACGCGCAGGTCCGCGACGCCGCCTTCCGCACGCTCACCGCGTGGCCCGATGCGGAGCCTGCGGACGACCTGCTCAAGATGGCCAAGGACGCCGAGAATCAGCGCTACCGGGTCCTCGCCCTCCGCGGCTACCTGCGCCTGGCCGGCGAGGTGAAGGATGAGGCGGCGAGGCTGAAGATGCTTGAGGCCATCCGCCCCATCGCCACTACCGCCGAATCGAAGAAGTTCCTCCTCGGCATGCTGGGCGATGCGCCCGACGCGGGCGCACTCCAGGTCGCAACCTCGTTCCTCGACGACGCGGAGGTCCGCTCCGAGGCCGCCGCCGCGGTGCTGCGAATCGGCCAAGCCGTCCTCGCAAGCGACCGCCAGGCGGTCGTCGCCGCGATGAAGACGCTGCTTGAGAAGTGCAAGGACGAGGCGGTGGTGAAGCAGGCCGAAGCTCTCCACGCTCAGGCCCTCAAGCCGCCGCAAGCCGGAGGCGGCAGCGTGCCCGAGTACGACAAGAAGCGCAGCGACGGCATGAAGGCCGACGTGGCCGCCCGCGCCCCCAAGGGCTACAAGGTGGTCTGCTACCTCAACTGCGGCCCCGACGCCTCCGACGGCGAGAAGGGCAAGCCCACCCTCCGCGTGGGTGAAGCCAATGCCTACCGCTGGCCGGGCGCCGACATCCGCCACGGCACCTGCTTCTTCACCAGCGACGACGTCAACTTTGAGGCCACCGGCCTGAACCCGAGGAAATCGTATCAGCTCGGGTTCTCATGGTGGGACTGCGACCACGACACCCGAGCCCAGTCCGTGTGGGCGGGAAACACCAAGCTCCTGGAGAAGACCAAGCTCCCCTCGGGCGCGAAGGGCGAGAAGGCCGTGGAGAAGGTCGTGCCCATCCCCCAGGCGCTCACAGCCAAGGGGAGCGTTCGCATCAGCTTCCGCAACGAGGCCCAGCCCAACGCCGTCGTCAGCGAGGTCTGGCTCCTCGAGAGCGAGGCCGACGGCCCTCAGGGCGAAGCCGGGGCGCCTGCCCCTGCTCCTGTGGGCGGGGCGTCCCTGCCCCGCGAAGGCGCCAAGAAGGTGCTCATCATCACGGGCATTGACTACCCTGGCCACCCTTGGAAGCAAACCGCCCCCATCCTGGCGGACATTCTCCGCAAGGACGCCCGCCTCGCGGTGGATGTCAACGACAACTGGAAGGCGGCCCTCGCATCGCCCAAACTGGCCGACTACAGCGTGGTCGTGCTCCACATGATGAATTGGGAGACGCCCGATCCGCCGGCGGAGACGCTGGCCAACTTCCAGAAGTTCGTCGCCGATGGCGGGGGCCTCGTCCTCGTCCACTTCGCCTGCGGGTCGTTCCAGAAGTGGCCGGAGTTCGTGAAGATCGCCGGGCGGGTCTGGAACCCCAAGATGCGCGGCCACGACCCCCACGGCAAGTTCGCCGTCGAGTTCACGGAGGTCAAGCACCCCATCACCGAGGGTCTGAAGCCCTTCGAGACCCTCGACGAGCTGTACACCTGCCTCGACGGCGAAACGCCCATGACCATACTGGCCAAGGCCACGTCGAAGGTGGACAAGAAGGACTACCCGATGGCCTTCGTCCTGGAGTATGGCAAGGGCAAGGTGTTCCACAGCCCCCTGGGTCACGACGCCCGCGCCTTCGCCGCTGAAGGCGTCGGCGAGCTTTTTCGTCGCGGCACCGCCTGGGCCGCAGGGCTGCCGCCCGTCGCCAAGTAA
- a CDS encoding aminotransferase class I/II-fold pyridoxal phosphate-dependent enzyme has protein sequence MEFEALKKSGITNLLSAFGKSISLPQGIFYWTGRAKKEATIDATIGSAQGPESEIIAGAPDKAVTFYLPSVQRHFAGLKSEETVPYAPMLGLPDLRKAWRDWILRKVGPLRERVEPCLSLPAVTPGVTGGLFLAAKLFLDKDEVVVSPDRLWENYSNIVERHIGARIETFPFFEAGRFNLKGMQRKLLDTLAQQPKALLMLNFPNNPVGFNPPQDMVQPIVQALIEVVEQAGKPIVVLCDDAYEGYVYDPAALQRSMFGDLCDAHRRILPIKLDGISKEFLFYGGRLGCLTFGLPSGLDVDRKTLQEELDNKLGGIVRSTVSNCTRPVQSAILKALGQLDQVLAERQRTVDVLGRRANLLKAEFAKVDLPQLKLLPFNAGFFCFCDVEGVPANKLAEHLIAKYKIGVVPSEGGKINGIRIAFCSVPEKDIPTLVNGIVSAIKDLAENA, from the coding sequence ATGGAATTCGAGGCACTGAAGAAGTCGGGCATCACCAATCTGCTGTCAGCCTTCGGCAAGAGCATCTCGCTGCCGCAGGGCATCTTCTACTGGACCGGCCGCGCGAAGAAGGAAGCGACGATTGACGCCACGATCGGCAGCGCGCAGGGCCCCGAGAGCGAAATCATCGCCGGCGCGCCCGATAAGGCGGTGACCTTCTACCTCCCCTCGGTGCAGCGGCATTTCGCCGGCCTCAAGAGCGAGGAGACGGTGCCCTATGCGCCCATGCTCGGCCTGCCCGACCTGCGGAAGGCCTGGCGCGACTGGATTCTGCGGAAGGTGGGCCCCCTGCGCGAGCGCGTGGAGCCCTGCCTCTCCCTGCCCGCCGTCACGCCCGGCGTCACCGGCGGCCTCTTCCTCGCCGCCAAGCTGTTCCTGGACAAGGACGAGGTGGTGGTATCGCCCGACCGCCTGTGGGAGAACTACAGCAACATCGTCGAGCGCCACATCGGCGCGCGAATCGAGACATTCCCCTTCTTCGAAGCCGGCCGCTTCAACCTCAAGGGCATGCAGCGCAAGCTTCTCGACACCCTGGCTCAGCAGCCCAAGGCGCTGCTGATGCTCAACTTCCCCAACAACCCCGTGGGTTTCAATCCGCCGCAGGACATGGTGCAGCCCATCGTCCAGGCCCTCATCGAGGTCGTCGAGCAGGCGGGCAAACCGATCGTCGTCCTGTGCGACGACGCCTACGAGGGCTACGTCTACGACCCCGCCGCCCTCCAGCGCTCGATGTTCGGCGACCTGTGCGACGCCCACCGCCGCATCCTGCCCATCAAGCTCGACGGCATCTCGAAAGAGTTCCTCTTCTACGGCGGCCGCCTCGGCTGCCTGACGTTCGGCCTGCCCTCCGGCCTCGACGTGGACCGCAAGACCCTTCAGGAAGAGCTGGACAATAAGCTCGGCGGCATCGTGCGCAGCACCGTGTCGAACTGCACCCGCCCCGTGCAGTCGGCCATCCTCAAGGCCCTCGGCCAGCTCGATCAGGTGCTGGCCGAGCGGCAGCGGACGGTGGACGTGCTTGGCCGCCGCGCGAACCTGTTGAAGGCGGAGTTCGCCAAGGTGGACCTGCCGCAGCTCAAGCTGCTGCCCTTCAACGCCGGCTTCTTCTGCTTCTGCGACGTCGAGGGCGTGCCGGCCAACAAGCTGGCCGAGCACCTGATCGCGAAGTACAAGATCGGCGTCGTGCCCAGCGAAGGCGGCAAGATCAACGGCATCCGCATCGCCTTCTGCTCCGTGCCCGAGAAGGACATCCCCACTCTGGTCAACGGCATCGTGAGCGCGATCAAGGACCTGGCGGAGAACGCCTAG
- a CDS encoding endonuclease/exonuclease/phosphatase family protein, which translates to MRERPAAPGPSGTECLRVMSLNVAHGRKLAAQQVFVRRHKFHANLCDVAAVLRREAPHVVALQEADGPSFWSGDFHHVEKLADLAGYEHHFWGEHNGKAFGRRRISVGTAILSRLPLHSPRSVAFPRFPLRGSKGFVSALLPVPAAPGGAVHVVSVHLDFLRKPARRQQILTMVDELAHSKEPLIILGDLNCWWRRRDDAIHLLVNELGVQPCLPEARDLATFPARRPRLRLDWILLSPALRFGRYEVIADRVSDHLGVIAEVLVNPAA; encoded by the coding sequence ATGCGTGAGCGGCCCGCTGCCCCCGGCCCCTCTGGCACCGAATGCCTGCGCGTGATGAGCCTGAACGTGGCCCACGGGCGCAAGCTCGCGGCGCAGCAGGTGTTCGTGCGTCGGCACAAGTTCCACGCCAATCTGTGCGATGTGGCGGCGGTGCTCCGCCGCGAGGCGCCCCATGTGGTTGCTCTCCAGGAGGCTGACGGCCCGTCGTTCTGGAGCGGCGATTTCCACCACGTGGAGAAGCTGGCTGACCTGGCCGGCTACGAGCACCACTTCTGGGGCGAGCACAACGGCAAGGCGTTTGGCAGGCGGCGCATCTCGGTGGGCACGGCCATTCTCTCGCGCCTGCCGCTCCACAGCCCGCGGTCGGTGGCCTTCCCGCGCTTCCCGCTGCGCGGCTCGAAGGGCTTCGTCTCGGCCCTGTTGCCGGTGCCGGCCGCACCAGGCGGGGCGGTGCACGTGGTGTCGGTGCACCTCGATTTTCTTCGCAAGCCCGCGCGCCGCCAGCAGATTCTCACGATGGTGGACGAGCTTGCGCACAGCAAAGAGCCGCTGATCATCCTGGGGGATCTGAACTGCTGGTGGCGGCGACGCGACGATGCCATTCACCTGCTCGTGAACGAGTTGGGCGTGCAACCGTGCCTGCCCGAGGCTAGGGACCTGGCCACGTTTCCCGCGCGCCGGCCGCGGCTGCGGCTGGACTGGATTCTGCTTTCGCCCGCCCTGCGGTTCGGCCGCTATGAGGTCATTGCCGACCGTGTGTCGGACCACCTGGGCGTCATCGCCGAGGTGCTTGTGAACCCCGCCGCGTAG
- a CDS encoding DUF6067 family protein: MQNSAIVLLCLTAGAAMAADYRVPLMDKAPIVDGRIEPAEWARAVGFDGFAFNGALDRRRVRAWVAATKTHLCFAIQSQLPDEGQLVAEVALDTVKLVFDDSVEVWTDPTPGSEHGQAFQLLANAAGRMAYKHHGRGNVPENPTWQGDWKVANGFHDGSWHCEIAVPIASLPQVGSLREATQGQWGINLCRNWKNPWAFSSTGGGGYAPSDRFTFAPDALAIAHESRADAFVGDLHHALVLSNPTTTPITVKAALSLKRDVMPELTNSETLTLAPGEKREVAIKAKDDATRKFELTLSVTSPDGKTVFYQRTVAWQKGEPWRWTTRKKEVLPIDFQFAYYPYRNKMRVLADVSNLPQDAKLEKLTCVIRPKGRRRAVKSVTFDAFKDGRQELEFTLPHLDGQYEIALTAQGQNVPKGELVKEFERTVYEWERKGLGTSTKVYPPFTPIRVEGKKISTVLREHTMNDFGLWDQVVAAGKPLLAAPMRIVGGVAGDLLEEKQLGVKFSEAAPHKATSRATFRVGALEAEATSAWDYDGMMRVDLKLASAAGQVLDHLDLEIPLKDDMAPMIHAMGDGIRNTVYARVPQGEGVVWDSTKVQVNDFPKGFCSYIYVGSPVRGLSWFCENDKGWSWDPAKPNLDLVRKGDQLILRVHFLNRPMVIKEPRTITFGLQAAPVKPRIGNWRYAWHRERCHLLGTDINWFALGDCGSVYPAGKDMALWEALARGSREKLSDDEINKVIEHGRKYFEPYGEEKVKSYIAHVRHNLTCHLGAKMVFYYNRASYQLADEFQTFQDEWGLSDYRTVGKGNGIWEIKIDPTESYIDHALYWYGKSFDIGGNQGVYWDNYFFVGSYNTATTDAYKRPDGSVMPSNGLWGLRDLVKRTFVYMNERGMRPITMPHMTSTNILPLYSFATVQYDWEWKYSEGDVQYRFPREYILLVSTGELAGVWPVLLGDHGKLANDPWTQRTFAAVCLVHELDCWGRNDVWEPLFKHVHRLVESPGLEVYRYWDERPQPVVADSPDLPTIVYSLKGKEAVFAVVSYAEKDLDATLTIDAKALGFEGAYKLFDAESDKEVPVEGNKLKLTIKKHDVREFRMLPQ; encoded by the coding sequence ATGCAGAACTCTGCGATCGTCCTCTTGTGCCTCACGGCGGGAGCTGCCATGGCCGCTGACTATCGCGTGCCGCTGATGGATAAGGCGCCCATCGTTGACGGCAGGATCGAGCCGGCCGAGTGGGCGCGAGCCGTGGGATTCGACGGCTTCGCCTTCAACGGCGCCCTCGACCGCCGCCGCGTGCGCGCCTGGGTCGCCGCCACCAAGACGCACCTCTGCTTCGCCATCCAGTCGCAACTGCCCGACGAGGGGCAGCTTGTCGCCGAGGTCGCACTCGACACGGTCAAGCTCGTCTTCGACGACTCCGTCGAGGTCTGGACTGACCCGACGCCCGGCTCCGAGCACGGCCAGGCGTTCCAACTGCTCGCGAATGCCGCTGGCCGCATGGCCTATAAGCACCACGGCCGCGGCAACGTGCCGGAGAACCCGACGTGGCAGGGCGACTGGAAGGTGGCCAACGGCTTCCACGACGGCTCATGGCACTGCGAGATCGCCGTGCCTATCGCCAGCCTCCCGCAGGTCGGCAGCCTGCGGGAGGCCACCCAGGGGCAGTGGGGCATCAACCTCTGCCGCAACTGGAAGAACCCCTGGGCCTTCTCCTCGACCGGCGGCGGAGGCTATGCCCCCAGCGACCGCTTCACCTTTGCCCCTGATGCCCTGGCCATCGCCCACGAGAGCCGGGCCGACGCCTTCGTCGGCGATCTCCACCATGCCCTCGTCCTCTCCAACCCGACGACCACCCCCATCACCGTCAAGGCTGCCCTCTCGCTCAAGCGCGACGTCATGCCGGAGTTGACCAACTCCGAAACCCTCACCCTCGCCCCCGGCGAGAAGAGGGAAGTGGCCATCAAGGCCAAGGACGACGCGACAAGGAAGTTCGAACTCACGCTCTCCGTCACCTCACCCGACGGCAAGACGGTCTTCTACCAGCGGACGGTCGCCTGGCAGAAGGGCGAGCCGTGGCGCTGGACGACCAGGAAGAAGGAAGTCCTTCCCATTGACTTCCAGTTTGCCTACTATCCCTACAGGAACAAGATGCGGGTGCTGGCCGACGTGTCGAACCTGCCACAGGACGCCAAGCTGGAGAAGCTCACGTGCGTCATCCGCCCGAAGGGCCGCAGGCGGGCCGTCAAGAGCGTGACCTTCGATGCCTTCAAGGACGGCCGTCAGGAGCTTGAGTTCACCCTCCCCCACCTCGACGGCCAATACGAGATCGCCCTCACCGCCCAGGGCCAGAACGTGCCGAAGGGAGAACTCGTCAAGGAGTTCGAGCGCACCGTCTACGAATGGGAGCGTAAGGGCCTCGGCACCAGCACCAAGGTCTATCCTCCCTTCACCCCCATCAGGGTCGAGGGCAAGAAGATCTCCACCGTCCTCCGCGAGCACACGATGAACGACTTCGGCCTCTGGGACCAGGTCGTCGCCGCCGGCAAGCCGCTCCTGGCCGCACCCATGCGCATTGTGGGCGGCGTTGCTGGAGACCTGCTCGAGGAGAAGCAACTGGGCGTCAAGTTCAGCGAGGCGGCGCCTCACAAGGCCACCAGCCGTGCCACGTTCCGGGTCGGCGCCCTGGAAGCCGAGGCGACCTCCGCCTGGGACTACGATGGGATGATGAGGGTGGACCTCAAGCTGGCTTCGGCCGCCGGTCAGGTTCTCGACCACCTCGACCTCGAAATCCCGCTCAAGGACGACATGGCGCCGATGATCCATGCGATGGGCGACGGAATCCGCAACACCGTCTACGCCCGCGTGCCGCAAGGCGAAGGCGTCGTGTGGGACAGCACCAAGGTCCAGGTCAACGACTTCCCGAAGGGCTTCTGCTCCTACATCTACGTCGGCAGCCCGGTGCGCGGACTCTCGTGGTTCTGCGAGAACGACAAGGGCTGGTCCTGGGACCCCGCCAAGCCGAATCTCGATCTCGTTCGGAAGGGCGATCAGCTCATCCTGCGCGTCCATTTCCTCAACAGGCCGATGGTGATCAAGGAGCCGAGGACCATCACCTTCGGCCTTCAAGCCGCGCCGGTGAAGCCGCGAATCGGCAACTGGCGCTACGCCTGGCACCGCGAACGCTGCCACCTGCTGGGCACCGACATCAACTGGTTCGCCCTCGGCGACTGCGGCTCCGTCTACCCCGCCGGCAAGGACATGGCTCTCTGGGAAGCCCTCGCCCGCGGGAGCAGGGAGAAGCTCTCCGACGACGAGATCAACAAGGTCATCGAGCACGGGCGCAAGTACTTCGAGCCGTACGGCGAGGAGAAGGTCAAGAGCTACATCGCTCATGTCCGCCATAACCTCACCTGCCACCTGGGCGCCAAGATGGTCTTCTACTACAACCGGGCCAGCTACCAGCTCGCCGACGAGTTCCAGACCTTCCAGGACGAATGGGGCCTCTCCGACTACCGCACCGTGGGCAAGGGCAACGGCATCTGGGAGATCAAGATCGACCCCACCGAATCCTACATTGACCACGCGCTTTACTGGTACGGCAAAAGCTTCGACATCGGCGGCAACCAGGGGGTCTACTGGGACAACTATTTCTTCGTCGGCTCCTACAACACGGCGACGACCGACGCCTACAAGCGGCCCGACGGCTCGGTCATGCCGTCCAACGGCCTCTGGGGCCTCCGCGACCTCGTCAAGCGCACGTTCGTCTACATGAACGAACGCGGCATGCGGCCCATCACCATGCCCCACATGACCTCCACCAACATCCTCCCCCTCTACTCCTTCGCCACGGTGCAGTACGACTGGGAGTGGAAGTACTCGGAGGGCGACGTGCAGTATCGCTTCCCCCGCGAGTACATCCTGCTCGTCTCGACGGGCGAGCTGGCGGGCGTGTGGCCCGTGCTCCTCGGCGACCACGGGAAGCTGGCCAACGACCCGTGGACTCAGCGCACCTTCGCCGCCGTGTGCCTCGTGCACGAGCTCGACTGCTGGGGCCGCAACGACGTCTGGGAGCCGCTCTTCAAGCACGTTCACCGCCTCGTGGAGTCCCCAGGCCTGGAGGTCTATCGCTACTGGGACGAACGCCCTCAGCCCGTGGTGGCCGACAGCCCCGATCTGCCCACCATCGTCTACTCGCTCAAGGGCAAGGAGGCGGTCTTCGCGGTCGTAAGCTACGCCGAGAAGGACCTGGATGCCACGCTGACCATTGACGCGAAGGCCCTCGGCTTCGAGGGCGCCTACAAGCTCTTCGACGCCGAGAGCGACAAGGAGGTGCCCGTCGAGGGAAACAAGCTGAAGCTCACGATCAAGAAGCACGACGTCCGCGAGTTCAGAATGCTGCCGCAGTGA
- a CDS encoding sugar phosphate isomerase/epimerase: MDERDGTSRRRFLGAALGAGAAGLAASCVGPMGEPGKAGEQFGKGQGMKIGFHTDAFNTAYWSFEKCLQWAQKNDVHCIECGVIDGVSWIHGLGYQPHVALHEDPLLLRRKMEKYGVRFSQIDAAFPLSGKDGIPYGVPYVHNAIRWAKLAGCPNIATTDGLHKPEGLDDARAMDLMKHAYGLILEVAEAYEIVVTIEVHGYFTTRPEMMEKMLAFVDSPWLRMNMDTGNTFIAGQDPVAFLKRFIGKVSHVHVKDVSPSLAAAVRGKQTGIAVSQCAIGDGVNADNIRTCLTLLRDHGFKGTLSMECEGQGGPMIEKSLGWLRKTLADLKIPVEA; this comes from the coding sequence ATGGATGAACGAGATGGCACGTCGCGTCGGCGCTTTCTGGGCGCCGCGTTGGGGGCAGGGGCGGCGGGGCTGGCCGCCTCGTGCGTGGGGCCAATGGGCGAACCCGGCAAGGCCGGGGAACAATTCGGAAAGGGTCAAGGCATGAAGATCGGCTTCCACACGGATGCATTCAACACCGCGTACTGGAGCTTCGAGAAGTGCCTTCAGTGGGCGCAGAAGAACGACGTGCACTGCATCGAGTGCGGGGTGATTGACGGCGTGAGCTGGATTCACGGCCTCGGCTACCAGCCGCACGTGGCGCTCCACGAAGACCCCCTCCTGCTGCGCCGCAAGATGGAGAAGTACGGCGTGCGCTTCTCGCAGATTGACGCCGCCTTCCCCCTAAGCGGCAAGGACGGCATCCCCTACGGCGTGCCCTACGTTCACAACGCTATCCGCTGGGCCAAGCTGGCCGGCTGCCCGAACATCGCAACGACCGACGGGTTGCACAAGCCCGAGGGCCTCGACGACGCCCGCGCGATGGACCTGATGAAGCACGCCTACGGTCTGATCCTGGAGGTCGCCGAGGCATACGAGATCGTCGTCACCATCGAGGTCCACGGCTACTTCACCACCCGCCCCGAGATGATGGAGAAGATGCTCGCCTTCGTGGACAGCCCCTGGCTGCGGATGAATATGGACACGGGCAACACCTTCATCGCGGGGCAAGACCCCGTGGCGTTTCTCAAGCGGTTCATCGGCAAGGTCAGCCACGTCCACGTAAAGGACGTATCGCCCTCCCTCGCGGCCGCAGTTCGCGGCAAGCAGACGGGCATCGCGGTGAGCCAGTGCGCCATCGGCGACGGGGTGAACGCCGACAACATCCGCACCTGCCTCACCCTGCTCCGCGACCACGGCTTCAAGGGCACCCTCTCGATGGAGTGCGAGGGCCAGGGCGGTCCGATGATCGAGAAGTCGCTTGGCTGGCTCCGCAAGACCTTGGCCGACCTGAAGATCCCCGTGGAGGCGTGA
- a CDS encoding ThuA domain-containing protein, giving the protein MKQIVKAFVGVVAAWALAAPATEGGEGRKKIVFIAAAGSHGFGHHAYKAMFLLYAKLLNENAPSIEAVVATGGWPKDAAVLDGAAAIVLGSDGGGLVHQKTAELGELVRKGVGIACIHYTLDLPKGSKAAQLLLDAIGGYYEQHWSVNPSWEADFKEFPKHPIANGVKPFKISDEWYFHMRFVDDMKGVTPILTAIPPDGAKKGGDGAHSGNPTVRSRIGLPEHVAWAFERPGGGRGFGFTGGHTHWNWGHDQMRKLLLNAFVWVAGAEVPPNGVPSPTPTVDELVANQESPTPQDWKPERIQQMIDKWNQP; this is encoded by the coding sequence GTGAAGCAGATTGTCAAGGCGTTTGTGGGCGTTGTCGCTGCGTGGGCGCTGGCGGCTCCCGCCACGGAGGGCGGCGAAGGCAGGAAGAAGATCGTCTTCATCGCGGCCGCGGGCAGTCACGGCTTTGGGCATCACGCCTACAAGGCGATGTTCCTGCTCTACGCGAAGCTGCTGAACGAGAACGCGCCGAGCATCGAGGCAGTGGTCGCCACCGGCGGCTGGCCGAAGGATGCGGCCGTCCTCGACGGCGCCGCGGCCATCGTCCTGGGCAGCGACGGCGGCGGCCTCGTGCACCAGAAGACAGCGGAGCTCGGGGAACTCGTGAGGAAGGGCGTCGGCATCGCCTGCATCCACTACACACTCGACCTGCCGAAGGGCAGCAAGGCGGCCCAACTCCTCCTCGACGCCATCGGCGGCTACTACGAGCAGCACTGGTCGGTGAACCCCTCGTGGGAGGCGGATTTCAAGGAGTTCCCCAAGCACCCCATCGCCAACGGCGTGAAGCCGTTCAAGATCAGCGACGAGTGGTATTTCCACATGCGCTTCGTGGACGACATGAAGGGCGTGACGCCCATCTTGACGGCCATTCCGCCCGACGGCGCGAAGAAGGGAGGCGATGGCGCCCACAGCGGCAACCCAACCGTCCGCTCCCGCATCGGCTTGCCTGAGCACGTGGCCTGGGCCTTCGAGCGCCCGGGCGGCGGCCGCGGCTTCGGCTTCACAGGCGGCCACACCCACTGGAACTGGGGCCACGACCAGATGCGCAAGCTGCTGCTCAACGCCTTCGTGTGGGTGGCAGGGGCCGAAGTGCCGCCGAACGGCGTGCCGTCGCCGACACCGACCGTTGACGAGCTGGTGGCCAACCAGGAGAGTCCGACACCCCAGGACTGGAAGCCCGAGCGGATTCAGCAGATGATTGACAAGTGGAACCAGCCGTAG